Proteins encoded in a region of the Lujinxingia vulgaris genome:
- the parS gene encoding type II RES/Xre toxin-antitoxin system antitoxin produces the protein MSTAPLIEDILNVEPDETMEAHILQGFHYRTIEALQNYLDLSQVEMAKALGVSRQTLIRNLKAKKHHLSSQLSDQLYRVARITRRAIEVFGERDAASRWLKCENAALGGRPPLHLLKTDAGAEKVAELLGRIEFGVYS, from the coding sequence CGAACCCGATGAAACGATGGAGGCCCACATCCTCCAGGGCTTTCACTACCGCACCATCGAGGCCCTCCAGAACTATCTCGATCTCTCCCAGGTCGAGATGGCCAAAGCCCTCGGCGTGAGCCGCCAGACGCTGATCCGCAACCTCAAGGCCAAAAAGCATCACCTCTCCTCCCAGCTCTCCGACCAGCTCTACCGCGTCGCCCGCATCACCCGCCGCGCCATCGAGGTCTTTGGCGAACGCGACGCCGCATCGCGCTGGCTCAAATGCGAAAACGCCGCGCTGGGCGGCCGCCCTCCCCTTCACCTTTTGAAAACAGACGCCGGCGCCGAAAAGGTCGCCGAGCTTCTGGGGCGCATTGAGTTCGGAGTCTACAGCTGA